The Providencia sp. PROV188 genome includes a region encoding these proteins:
- the mepM gene encoding murein DD-endopeptidase MepM encodes MQQMASGIVQAFNGLSKTHKIVLSTLTVATMAVAIWRPVHIPTTHESDSSPDTVIPFAQSAIEAEGDDLIQDSSEQLPDEGVADSDTDASDADGTPLAHEYVVSSGDNLSSILTQFGIEAGDVATLSNQHKSLRNLKIGQTLSWTLNADGELESLTWDVSRRETRIFKRVGATNKFEEVKEIRKGDWTNSVMTGSIEGTFAQSTKKAGLTRTEGREVTKALQWQVDFNKLKKGDKFTVLMGREMLNGTHEQSQLVGVRLQSGGKNYYAFRAEDGRYYDSEGNGLERGFLRFPTVKQFRVSSHFNPRRVNPVTGRVAPHKGVDFSMPVGTPVLAVGDGEVIVAKYSGAAGNFIAIRHGRQYTTRYMHLRQLLVKPGQKVKRGDRIALSGNTGRSTGPHLHFEMWVNQQAVNPLTAKLPSSGGLTGKERKEYLELVKETKPQLKLK; translated from the coding sequence GTGCAGCAAATGGCAAGTGGTATTGTGCAGGCATTTAACGGCTTGTCCAAGACCCATAAAATTGTGTTGAGCACGCTCACTGTCGCCACCATGGCCGTCGCGATTTGGCGGCCTGTACATATCCCTACCACGCATGAAAGTGACAGTTCTCCTGATACGGTCATTCCTTTTGCTCAATCAGCGATTGAAGCAGAAGGCGATGATTTAATTCAAGATAGTAGTGAGCAGTTACCCGATGAAGGCGTTGCAGACAGCGACACTGACGCATCAGATGCAGATGGTACACCTCTCGCACATGAATATGTTGTCTCAAGTGGCGATAATTTATCGTCTATTTTGACCCAGTTTGGTATTGAAGCTGGTGATGTTGCGACACTTTCAAATCAACATAAATCATTACGTAATTTAAAAATCGGTCAAACCCTTAGCTGGACACTGAATGCTGATGGCGAATTAGAATCCTTAACGTGGGATGTTTCTCGTCGTGAAACGCGTATCTTCAAACGTGTTGGGGCAACCAACAAATTTGAAGAAGTGAAAGAGATCCGCAAAGGTGATTGGACAAACAGCGTGATGACCGGTTCTATCGAAGGCACGTTTGCTCAAAGCACCAAGAAAGCCGGTTTGACTCGTACCGAAGGTCGTGAAGTTACCAAAGCATTACAGTGGCAGGTGGACTTTAACAAGCTGAAAAAAGGCGATAAGTTTACTGTTTTAATGGGGCGCGAGATGCTCAATGGGACTCATGAACAGAGCCAACTAGTTGGCGTACGTTTACAGTCTGGCGGTAAAAATTACTACGCTTTCCGTGCTGAAGACGGACGCTACTATGACAGTGAAGGTAATGGTTTAGAACGCGGTTTCTTGCGTTTTCCAACGGTTAAGCAGTTCAGAGTTTCATCACACTTTAACCCGCGTCGTGTTAACCCGGTAACGGGGCGAGTTGCACCACATAAAGGGGTCGACTTCTCAATGCCAGTGGGTACCCCTGTATTAGCGGTTGGTGATGGTGAAGTGATTGTGGCGAAGTACAGTGGTGCGGCAGGAAACTTTATTGCTATTCGCCATGGTCGCCAATATACGACGCGTTATATGCATTTACGTCAATTGCTGGTGAAACCAGGACAAAAAGTGAAGCGTGGTGATCGCATTGCGTTATCAGGTAATACTGGACGTTCTACAGGGCCACATCTCCATTTTGAAATGTGGGTTAACCAACAAGCCGTCAACCCGCTAACTGCGAAATTACCAAGCTCAGGTGGTTTAACAGGTAAAGAACGTAAAGAATATTTAGAGCTGGTCAAAGAAACTAAACCTCAGCTTAAACTGAAATAA
- the lpxM gene encoding lauroyl-Kdo(2)-lipid IV(A) myristoyltransferase (LpxM is lauroyl-Kdo(2)-lipid IV(A) myristoyltransferase, an enzyme characterized in Escherichia coli and involved in biosynthesis of the form of lipid A found in that species and some closely related species.) → MNKEQDTDSKKGYVPTFHKSYLLPKYWGVWLGAGLFVALAYIPVKVRDPMLAKIGKWVGRLAKSARRRAKINLLYCFPDMEEQQREELVDRMFETAPQSFVMLAELCVRGAERTLARTQWHNKQIIDQLQEQQSNVIFMVPHGWAVDAPAMLLAAMGQNMAAMFHHQKNPVADYLWNKARYHFGGRLHSREAGIKPFIASVRQGYWGFYLPDQDHGEEHSEFVDFFGTYKATLPAIGRLMKVCKAKIVPLFPVYDHVNHQLHIYVREPMDDIDGQDDNYIARRMNEELEFLVEPNPEQYTWILKLLKTRKEGEIEPYQRKDLYR, encoded by the coding sequence ATGAATAAAGAACAAGATACCGACAGCAAAAAGGGCTATGTGCCAACGTTTCATAAATCCTATTTATTACCTAAATATTGGGGCGTGTGGTTAGGTGCAGGGCTCTTTGTTGCGCTTGCCTATATCCCTGTTAAAGTTCGTGACCCTATGCTGGCAAAAATAGGTAAATGGGTTGGACGATTAGCGAAGAGCGCCCGTCGCCGAGCTAAAATTAACTTACTCTATTGCTTTCCTGATATGGAAGAGCAACAAAGAGAAGAGTTGGTTGACCGGATGTTTGAAACTGCACCGCAGTCTTTTGTCATGTTGGCTGAATTGTGTGTACGTGGTGCAGAGCGAACATTAGCGCGCACCCAGTGGCATAACAAACAGATTATCGACCAATTGCAGGAACAGCAAAGCAATGTGATTTTTATGGTTCCTCACGGCTGGGCTGTCGATGCTCCTGCAATGTTATTAGCTGCGATGGGGCAGAATATGGCGGCGATGTTCCATCACCAGAAAAATCCCGTTGCAGATTATTTGTGGAACAAGGCGCGTTACCATTTTGGTGGACGCCTTCATTCCCGCGAAGCAGGAATTAAACCTTTTATTGCATCGGTCAGACAAGGTTACTGGGGTTTTTATCTACCCGATCAAGATCATGGGGAAGAACACAGTGAATTTGTTGATTTCTTTGGCACATACAAAGCGACTTTACCCGCTATTGGTCGATTGATGAAAGTGTGTAAAGCGAAAATTGTTCCGTTATTTCCGGTGTACGATCACGTTAATCATCAATTACATATCTATGTTCGTGAACCAATGGATGATATTGATGGGCAAGATGATAACTATATTGCACGTCGAATGAATGAGGAGTTAGAGTTTTTAGTTGAGCCTAATCCAGAGCAATATACGTGGATCCTCAAACTCTTGAAAACGCGCAAGGAAGGTGAAATAGAGCCTTATCAGCGAAAGGATTTATATCGCTAG
- a CDS encoding LysR family transcriptional regulator, which translates to MNKTKTTLDQWITLQAVVDYGGFAQAAEVLHKTQSSISYTISKLEQILDIEIFVVEKRRAVLTSQGEALLALSREVTNKAIALEIAAKLINKKINNKIKIVIDSLYSSDDLLNKIGSLIKSRKDYDIELTKTLLNREDILSYKEFDLLISHHYIGSLNPIFLGEIDAVLVTAPNHYLQQCTKDKIRHKLEKTPHIVLSTIFQDKMRSHQTVKVANTETAIKLTKNSVGYSWFPRNIIHELIEENILKEIENDICNSKYQFYMYKNKNPIINDMIINYLFNDF; encoded by the coding sequence ATGAATAAAACGAAAACAACATTAGATCAATGGATAACTTTGCAAGCTGTTGTCGATTATGGCGGGTTCGCTCAAGCAGCTGAAGTGTTACATAAAACACAATCTTCAATTAGTTATACTATTAGTAAGCTAGAACAAATATTAGATATTGAAATTTTTGTAGTGGAAAAACGCCGAGCTGTATTAACTTCACAAGGTGAAGCACTATTAGCATTATCACGAGAAGTGACCAATAAAGCGATTGCATTAGAAATAGCTGCGAAATTAATAAATAAAAAGATAAATAATAAAATAAAGATAGTAATAGATTCATTATATAGCAGTGATGACCTATTAAATAAGATTGGAAGCCTAATCAAAAGTAGAAAAGATTATGATATTGAATTAACCAAAACACTACTGAATCGGGAAGATATCTTATCATATAAAGAGTTTGATTTATTAATATCTCATCATTATATCGGTTCATTAAATCCCATCTTTTTGGGAGAGATTGACGCGGTTCTTGTTACAGCGCCTAATCATTATTTGCAGCAATGTACCAAAGATAAGATTAGACATAAACTCGAAAAAACACCGCATATTGTTTTGTCTACGATTTTTCAAGATAAGATGCGAAGCCACCAAACTGTTAAGGTTGCAAATACTGAAACAGCGATTAAATTAACTAAAAATTCAGTCGGTTACTCTTGGTTTCCAAGGAATATTATTCATGAATTGATAGAGGAAAACATCTTAAAAGAAATTGAGAATGACATTTGCAATTCTAAATACCAATTTTATATGTATAAAAATAAGAATCCCATAATAAATGATATGATCATAAATTACCTATTTAATGATTTCTAA
- a CDS encoding fimbrial protein, with translation MNILNKTLNLLGVSLAITIAPAVFASGVINFTGEITEQACTVDSQSRNLNVDLGRISTKSLSSAGEMAGLTNFTIKLVDCPLDTKVTVNFAGNRDAVDQDILALHHGNGAAKNVGIALYEKNAVSQIKLYEDTKEVVLAGNSGELEYVAAFKATGAATAGQANSSAIYSIQYQ, from the coding sequence ATGAATATTCTAAATAAAACTCTAAATTTATTGGGAGTGAGCTTGGCTATCACGATCGCACCGGCAGTGTTTGCTTCTGGTGTGATTAATTTTACGGGAGAAATAACGGAGCAAGCTTGTACCGTAGATAGTCAATCACGTAATTTAAATGTTGATCTTGGCCGAATATCAACCAAAAGTTTATCTTCTGCTGGAGAAATGGCAGGGTTAACGAATTTCACAATTAAACTTGTAGATTGCCCTCTTGATACTAAAGTGACGGTTAATTTCGCAGGAAATCGCGATGCGGTGGACCAAGATATTCTCGCTTTACATCATGGCAATGGCGCAGCAAAAAACGTAGGTATTGCATTGTATGAAAAAAATGCAGTTTCTCAGATAAAATTATACGAAGATACTAAAGAGGTTGTTTTAGCAGGAAACTCGGGAGAGTTGGAGTATGTTGCAGCGTTTAAAGCAACCGGTGCTGCAACAGCAGGGCAAGCAAATAGTAGCGCAATTTACAGTATTCAATATCAATAA
- a CDS encoding fimbrial biogenesis chaperone, which yields MLQRLKQPVLQQQGKQIVAQFTVFNINNMLGDACHPYLRYVGMSMKIIYSAILFFFCFVSLASASGISVGGTRFVYMDNKREISIPIFNSNEKKPFLIQSWVTGFNEDIKAPFIATPALFRVEPSSYGAARIAYLGEPLASNQEKIFLLNIKSIPPKDESIENELQIIINSQFKLFLRSNDIEPLNFDNIILTKEHNGIKIKNKTPYHLSIKSILINGESIKGMKMIYPWVDDYIFKDKIDKGHVVTVEFINDYGAIVEKKITKS from the coding sequence ATGTTGCAGCGTTTAAAGCAACCGGTGCTGCAACAGCAGGGCAAGCAAATAGTAGCGCAATTTACAGTATTCAATATCAATAATATGCTGGGTGACGCTTGTCACCCATATTTACGTTATGTTGGCATGTCTATGAAGATAATTTATTCAGCTATTTTATTTTTTTTCTGTTTTGTATCTTTAGCATCAGCTAGTGGGATTAGCGTAGGTGGAACTCGTTTTGTTTATATGGATAATAAACGAGAAATTTCAATTCCAATTTTTAATAGTAATGAAAAAAAACCTTTCTTAATCCAAAGTTGGGTGACCGGATTCAATGAGGATATTAAAGCGCCATTTATTGCAACTCCAGCTTTATTCCGTGTTGAGCCGAGTAGTTATGGGGCAGCAAGAATTGCGTATTTAGGCGAGCCACTTGCATCTAACCAAGAAAAAATATTTTTATTAAATATAAAATCAATACCTCCTAAAGATGAGAGTATTGAAAATGAATTGCAAATTATTATTAATTCTCAGTTTAAACTTTTCCTACGCTCAAACGATATTGAGCCATTAAATTTTGATAACATAATATTAACAAAAGAGCATAATGGAATAAAAATAAAAAATAAAACTCCATATCATTTATCAATTAAAAGCATTTTAATTAATGGGGAGTCCATAAAAGGAATGAAAATGATTTACCCTTGGGTAGATGATTATATTTTTAAAGATAAGATAGATAAGGGGCATGTAGTTACTGTTGAATTTATTAATGACTATGGTGCTATTGTGGAAAAGAAAATAACCAAGAGCTAG
- a CDS encoding fimbria/pilus outer membrane usher protein, whose product MFDINAINTGIENKLSDSSLLSYLSKTEGQLPGRYQVNIYVNGNKVADEFLEFIYDNEEKKLKPKITKEQLMSWGVKPSMLLQKNEISSTDKFLDIKRSIDGSDIHHDFFSNRLDISIPQIAMEMASRGYIDVTEWDDGINGMFINYSARFNRAWGNSNSQRNIYVGLRNGINWGAWRLRNHSYYNDTSEKAILHSLQTFLERDIRDLKSHLIIGETASDNGIMGAFQYHGIKLMSEESMLPQSRRGFAPVVSGVANTNAVVTVRQNGQIIYQTSVPAGEFLLNDLYPTSFNGDLQVMVTEANGSIRTFTQPFSNAPIMQREGSLKYSIELGKYREEKRIERPYFIQFSGIYGLPINLENYGNLSLLGGAFISEDKQVYVLGSGVSLGYLGGISLDMTYSQEQWQQYAKMTDQTYRLQYTKYIQNTATGLNLSAQYALEPDISHTFFHAIDIDRISKKQRLQIALSQALGKWGSLNINGYQQKYWGQSGSDNNLTVSFGSQYQSINYSFSYSHSEQNNPRRVDRLFSFNCSMPFRWKEKAYWGVYSYNSSGNAGGISTFSLNGSAFNSNQLQYDITQQYHHKNQQFSHGIRGNYVTSYGEFGAGWDYASEYQATHAEVTGALLFHQDGMTASRAFSDAIGLVKTQNINNLKVNNVPSLRTNGQGYAVVPMLTRYERNKVSVDTSTLKGNDDVELSSATVVPTSGAIILVDLKAKRGGRVVLKLKKNNRLLGFGTQVNILAQQHIVSSGIVANDGEVYLSGVPAQSIVQIKWGEAYTQQCQLPLKIDVSNQNIQFIDGVCQ is encoded by the coding sequence ATGTTTGACATCAATGCAATTAATACAGGGATTGAGAATAAGCTATCTGACTCTTCATTATTAAGTTATCTTTCTAAAACAGAAGGGCAACTCCCTGGTCGTTATCAGGTCAATATTTATGTGAATGGAAACAAAGTTGCAGATGAGTTTCTTGAATTTATTTACGATAATGAAGAAAAAAAACTGAAACCTAAGATAACAAAAGAACAGTTAATGAGTTGGGGTGTTAAGCCCTCAATGTTATTACAAAAAAATGAAATCTCTTCAACCGATAAATTCTTAGATATTAAGCGCTCAATTGATGGTAGTGACATTCATCATGATTTCTTTTCAAATCGATTAGATATTAGCATTCCTCAAATTGCAATGGAAATGGCGAGCCGAGGCTATATTGACGTCACTGAATGGGACGATGGAATTAACGGGATGTTTATTAACTATTCAGCACGGTTTAACCGAGCGTGGGGAAACTCAAACAGCCAGCGAAATATTTATGTAGGTCTACGAAATGGGATTAATTGGGGGGCTTGGCGGTTACGTAATCACAGTTATTACAATGACACGAGTGAAAAGGCTATTTTGCATAGTTTGCAAACTTTCTTAGAGCGGGATATTCGTGATTTGAAAAGCCATTTAATTATTGGAGAAACAGCGTCTGATAACGGGATTATGGGTGCTTTTCAATATCACGGTATAAAGCTTATGTCGGAAGAAAGCATGTTACCGCAAAGTCGCCGTGGATTTGCTCCTGTAGTTAGTGGGGTTGCAAATACTAATGCAGTGGTCACTGTTCGTCAAAATGGTCAGATTATTTATCAAACATCAGTACCTGCTGGGGAATTTCTATTGAATGATCTTTATCCTACGTCGTTCAATGGGGATTTACAGGTTATGGTCACTGAAGCAAATGGATCAATAAGAACATTTACCCAACCTTTTTCTAATGCCCCCATCATGCAAAGGGAGGGGTCATTAAAATACAGCATCGAACTTGGAAAATATAGGGAAGAGAAAAGGATAGAACGACCTTATTTTATTCAATTCTCTGGGATCTATGGTCTGCCAATCAATTTAGAGAATTATGGCAATCTATCATTATTAGGTGGCGCTTTTATCTCAGAAGATAAACAAGTCTATGTTTTAGGATCAGGGGTGAGTTTAGGTTACCTAGGGGGTATTTCATTGGATATGACATACTCACAAGAACAATGGCAGCAATATGCAAAGATGACGGATCAAACCTACCGTCTTCAATATACCAAATATATTCAAAATACAGCGACGGGACTGAATTTATCAGCTCAATACGCGTTAGAGCCAGATATAAGCCATACTTTTTTTCACGCCATAGACATCGATCGAATATCAAAAAAGCAACGGTTACAGATTGCTTTGAGTCAAGCGCTAGGGAAATGGGGATCTTTAAACATTAATGGGTATCAACAAAAATATTGGGGACAGTCAGGATCAGATAATAACCTGACAGTCAGTTTTGGCTCTCAATATCAATCTATTAATTACAGCTTTTCCTATTCCCATTCTGAGCAAAATAATCCTCGTCGGGTCGATAGATTATTTTCCTTTAATTGCAGTATGCCATTTCGTTGGAAAGAAAAGGCTTATTGGGGTGTTTATAGCTACAACTCGAGCGGCAATGCCGGGGGAATAAGTACATTTAGCTTGAATGGCTCAGCTTTCAATTCCAATCAATTGCAATATGACATTACTCAGCAATATCATCATAAAAATCAACAATTCAGTCATGGTATTCGTGGTAATTACGTAACCTCTTACGGTGAATTTGGTGCTGGTTGGGATTATGCTTCTGAATATCAAGCTACCCATGCTGAGGTGACTGGAGCGCTTTTATTTCATCAAGATGGAATGACCGCTTCACGCGCGTTTTCTGATGCTATTGGACTGGTTAAAACTCAAAATATTAATAATTTGAAAGTGAATAACGTGCCTTCACTGCGTACTAATGGGCAAGGGTATGCCGTGGTGCCTATGTTAACGCGCTATGAACGTAATAAAGTGAGTGTAGATACCTCGACGTTAAAGGGTAATGATGATGTGGAATTGAGCTCAGCGACCGTTGTTCCCACAAGCGGTGCGATTATTTTGGTGGATCTTAAAGCGAAGCGTGGTGGGCGAGTGGTATTAAAACTCAAGAAAAATAATCGGTTACTCGGGTTTGGTACCCAAGTTAATATTCTCGCACAGCAGCATATCGTCTCATCGGGCATTGTAGCGAATGATGGAGAAGTCTATTTGAGTGGGGTTCCTGCACAGAGTATTGTTCAAATTAAATGGGGAGAAGCGTATACACAGCAGTGTCAATTACCTCTTAAGATTGATGTGAGCAATCAAAATATTCAATTTATTGACGGGGTTTGCCAATAA
- a CDS encoding fimbrial protein: MKQFAISSVIYAIMLLFSPRLFADYRAEFASYTVPISQTLYVPKSAPINSHIATIELGTYTPWVWWNESGTTRVGINLPGIFDEHYQIAGVGAIKEIGLSGIGFALHGSVNSPCSARGYVNGKNNRDGNPANRLLCPSSESRGNYNVTLKAAFYKIRPRVNTQLLQSTSAAMLIVFNNKFIIQDSFGNVEPKIWLSPINVIANGCEVKNRVINVVFGQVEKSGANGVGVTLVNSRKRFKIELECDESSPVKIHFMGTADESGIGGTIALNNPNHQETAKGFGIQIKHKGKPIKLNQMVQISRLNQAQHYVIPLEAAYIQTAEKTRGGKADGTLQFNLQYH, encoded by the coding sequence ATGAAACAGTTTGCTATCTCCAGCGTTATCTACGCCATCATGTTGTTGTTCTCACCAAGACTTTTCGCAGACTACCGAGCAGAATTTGCATCTTACACGGTACCGATATCTCAAACGCTGTATGTCCCTAAAAGTGCACCCATCAACTCACATATTGCAACGATAGAGCTGGGAACCTATACGCCATGGGTGTGGTGGAATGAATCAGGGACAACGCGAGTGGGAATTAATTTGCCTGGTATATTTGATGAGCACTATCAGATAGCAGGGGTTGGCGCCATTAAGGAAATTGGCCTATCAGGTATCGGCTTTGCATTGCACGGCTCAGTTAATAGCCCGTGTTCAGCGAGGGGATATGTGAATGGTAAAAATAATCGCGATGGAAATCCGGCGAATCGTTTATTGTGCCCGAGTAGCGAATCAAGAGGCAATTACAATGTTACCTTGAAAGCCGCATTTTATAAAATTCGCCCTCGAGTCAATACTCAATTATTACAATCGACCAGCGCTGCAATGCTTATTGTGTTTAATAATAAGTTTATTATTCAAGATTCGTTTGGAAATGTTGAGCCAAAAATTTGGTTGTCACCGATTAATGTGATTGCAAATGGATGTGAAGTGAAAAATCGGGTGATCAATGTTGTGTTTGGTCAAGTGGAAAAGTCAGGTGCAAATGGGGTGGGTGTGACGCTTGTGAATAGTCGTAAGCGGTTCAAAATTGAGCTTGAGTGCGATGAATCTTCACCCGTAAAGATCCACTTTATGGGAACGGCTGACGAAAGTGGGATAGGTGGAACGATTGCACTCAACAATCCGAATCATCAAGAAACGGCGAAAGGCTTTGGTATTCAAATTAAGCACAAAGGGAAGCCGATTAAACTCAACCAAATGGTACAAATTTCCCGTTTAAATCAAGCGCAACACTATGTTATTCCGTTAGAAGCGGCCTATATTCAAACAGCAGAGAAAACACGCGGAGGAAAGGCGGATGGAACGCTGCAATTTAATTTGCAATATCATTGA
- the pyk gene encoding pyruvate kinase: MSRRLRRTKIVTTLGPATDRDNNLEKIINAGANVVRLNFSHGTPEDHMARANKVREIAARLGRHVAILGDLQGPKIRVSTFKDGKVFLNVGDKFTLDASLGKGEGDQHKVGIDYKGLPADVVPGDILLLDDGRVQLKVREVQGLQVFTEVTVGGQLSNNKGINKLGGGLSAEALTEKDKADIITAAKINVDFLAVSFPRSGEDLDYARRLARDAGCECQIVAKVERAEAVATDDIMDEVILASDVVMVARGDLGVEIGDPELVAVQKKLIRRSRQLNRVVITATQMMESMITNPMPTRAEVMDVANAVLDGTDAVMLSAETAAGQYPAETVAAMAQVCFGAEKMPGLNISKHRLDAEFESSEDAIAMSTMYAANHLKGVKAIIAMTESGRTARIMSRISSGLPIFAMSRHEKTLNQCSLYRGVTPVFCSTHTDGIAAASEAIARLRDNGYLMVGDTVIVTQGDQMGTIGSTNTCRILVVE, encoded by the coding sequence ATGTCTAGACGGCTTAGAAGAACTAAAATTGTTACAACCCTTGGTCCAGCAACCGATCGTGATAATAATCTAGAAAAAATTATCAATGCTGGGGCTAACGTTGTTCGCCTTAACTTCTCTCACGGAACTCCTGAAGACCACATGGCGCGCGCAAATAAAGTGCGTGAGATTGCGGCTCGATTAGGGCGTCACGTCGCTATTCTTGGGGATCTACAAGGTCCGAAAATTCGTGTTTCTACTTTTAAAGACGGTAAAGTTTTCCTCAATGTTGGTGATAAATTCACGCTGGATGCCTCATTAGGTAAAGGTGAAGGCGACCAGCATAAAGTGGGTATCGACTATAAAGGTCTGCCTGCTGACGTGGTACCGGGCGATATTCTCCTACTGGATGATGGTCGCGTGCAGTTAAAAGTTCGTGAAGTTCAAGGTTTGCAAGTCTTCACCGAAGTGACTGTCGGCGGACAACTTTCCAACAATAAAGGCATTAATAAACTCGGTGGTGGTTTGTCCGCAGAAGCGCTGACAGAAAAAGACAAAGCCGACATTATTACCGCTGCTAAAATCAATGTGGATTTCTTGGCTGTCTCTTTCCCGCGTTCAGGTGAAGATCTGGATTATGCTCGCCGTTTAGCTCGAGATGCAGGCTGTGAATGCCAAATCGTCGCCAAAGTTGAACGTGCAGAAGCAGTCGCAACTGACGACATCATGGACGAAGTGATCCTTGCATCTGATGTGGTGATGGTTGCCCGTGGTGACTTAGGAGTTGAAATTGGTGACCCTGAACTGGTTGCAGTACAGAAGAAATTAATTCGTCGTTCCCGTCAATTGAACCGCGTGGTGATCACGGCAACTCAAATGATGGAATCCATGATCACCAACCCAATGCCAACCCGTGCAGAAGTCATGGACGTGGCAAACGCGGTCTTAGACGGAACTGATGCGGTGATGCTATCCGCAGAAACCGCCGCAGGACAATACCCAGCAGAAACTGTCGCCGCCATGGCACAAGTCTGTTTTGGTGCGGAGAAAATGCCGGGTCTGAATATTTCGAAACACCGTTTAGATGCTGAATTCGAAAGTTCCGAAGATGCAATTGCGATGTCAACCATGTACGCCGCCAACCACCTAAAAGGCGTTAAAGCGATCATCGCGATGACTGAATCAGGTCGTACCGCACGTATTATGTCGCGCATTAGCTCTGGCTTGCCAATTTTCGCGATGTCTCGCCATGAAAAAACATTGAATCAATGTTCACTGTACCGGGGTGTCACCCCTGTGTTTTGCAGCACGCATACTGATGGTATTGCGGCAGCAAGCGAAGCCATCGCACGTTTACGTGATAATGGCTACTTGATGGTAGGTGATACGGTTATCGTGACTCAAGGTGACCAAATGGGCACCATCGGCAGCACCAATACCTGCCGTATTTTAGTGGTTGAATAA
- a CDS encoding MurR/RpiR family transcriptional regulator, producing the protein MNILEQMKTSLDFLSKSEKKVAEVILGMPQSAIHLSIAALAQLADVSEPTVNRFCRKMETKGFPDFKLKLAQNLANGTPYVNRHIEETDTVNTYTHKIFESAMAGLDNVKHTLDTHAINRAVDLLTQARKISFFGFGASAAVAHDAMNKFFRFNIPVIYFDDIVMQRMSCINSSEGDVIVLISHTGRTKALVDMAQLARQNDATVIAITSEGSPLAKEASLSIIIDVPEDTDMYMPMVSRMAQLAVIDVLTTGFTLRRGEKFRDNLKRVKEALRDSRFDNV; encoded by the coding sequence ATGAATATTTTAGAACAAATGAAAACTAGCCTCGATTTTTTGAGCAAATCAGAAAAAAAAGTGGCTGAGGTCATTTTAGGAATGCCCCAAAGTGCTATTCATCTTAGTATAGCGGCGTTAGCCCAACTGGCTGACGTCAGCGAGCCTACCGTCAACCGATTTTGCCGAAAAATGGAAACCAAAGGGTTTCCTGACTTTAAATTAAAACTGGCTCAAAATCTTGCCAATGGCACGCCATACGTTAATCGCCATATCGAAGAGACTGACACCGTCAATACCTATACCCATAAGATTTTCGAGTCGGCGATGGCAGGGTTAGACAATGTCAAACATACCCTCGATACGCATGCCATTAATCGCGCTGTTGATTTACTCACCCAAGCTCGGAAAATCAGTTTTTTTGGGTTTGGAGCTTCTGCGGCGGTAGCCCACGATGCGATGAATAAATTTTTCCGTTTTAATATTCCAGTCATATACTTTGATGATATTGTCATGCAACGCATGAGTTGCATCAATAGTAGCGAGGGGGATGTGATTGTGTTGATTTCTCACACTGGACGCACAAAAGCCTTAGTCGATATGGCGCAACTCGCTCGCCAGAATGATGCGACGGTCATCGCAATTACCTCCGAAGGTTCTCCTCTCGCCAAAGAAGCCAGCTTATCAATTATTATTGATGTCCCTGAAGATACGGACATGTACATGCCAATGGTCTCCAGAATGGCGCAGCTTGCCGTCATTGATGTATTAACCACCGGATTTACTTTGCGTCGAGGCGAAAAATTTAGAGATAACTTGAAACGGGTCAAAGAAGCGTTACGCGATTCGCGGTTTGATAATGTCTGA